The following is a genomic window from Gemmatimonadota bacterium.
CTTCGACGGGGTCGCCCGTGGGCGTTCCCGTGCCATGGGCTTCCACGAAGGCAAACTGAGCGGCGCTTACGCCCCCGGCGCGGGCGGCCGCCTCGATGACGGTTTGCTGGGCGCTTTGTCCCGGGACCGTCAGGCCGCGGCTGCGTCCGTCCTGGTTGATCGCGGATCCGTGAATGACCGCGTAGATGGCATCGCCGTCCGCCACCGCGTCGGACAGGCGTTTCAGCACGACAATGCCCGCGCCGTCGCTGCGGCCGTATCCGTTCGCCCCCTGGTCGAAGGCCCGGCATCGACCGTCCGGCGACAGCATCTGCGCCTGCTCGAATCCGCGGGACGTCTGAGGCGTCAGCAGCAGATTGGCGCCACCGGCGAGGGCGGCCGTGCACGTCCCGGCCTGGAGGTCCCTGCAGGCCAGGTGTATAGCCGTCAGCGACGAAGAACAGGCCGTATCTACCGCGATACTCGGGCCCTTCAGGTCCAGGAAGTAGGAAATCCGGTTCGCCGCGATGCTCAGCGTCCCGCCCGTGTTGGTGTGCATGCCGACCTGCGAAGGCGCGGCATATCGCTGGAGGTCCCAGTATTCGTCAAGGAAGATCCCCATGTACACACCGACGGGCCGGCCTTCCAGCCTGGCCGGGGGGATCCGCGCGTCTTCAAGGGCTTCCCAGGCGAGTTCGAGCAGGATGCGCTGCTGGGGATCGATGTGGCGGGCTTCCCGGGGCGAGATGTTGAAGAACGCCGCGTCGAACCGGTCGATTCCGTCGACGTATCCGCCCCATCCGGGAAAGTCCCCAGCGTCAGGCCACGGTTCCCACAGCGATTTCCGCTCATCCGGCACCGGACGAATCGCGTCCCCGCCGTTCAGGACGAATTCCCAGATAGACTGGGGCGTCGACAATCCTCCCGATATCTCCCCGGGGAACCGGCAGGAGATGCCGGTTATGGCAATGGGTTCACCGGACATGGCTCGTGGTCCTACGATAGGTCCAGTCGGCGTTGCCGTACCGGGTACGGACCAACGAATCGGCTGCTTGTCGCTCCTCCACGTCCAGCACGTCCGTTCGCCCTTCCACGTTCAGGCGTTCGAGCATCGAACGGGACAGACGGTCGGTCCATTCCTCGAAGGAGGGCGGATCGGGGATCAATTCCGCAACGGAGATGGTCCGGTGGTTCAGCAACCGGGCGATGGTTTCCCGGCGTTCCGGTTCGTGGGCGGGCATCAACAGGGGAAGCCTGCGGTGCCCTTGCCCCAGGAGCAGGGAGCCGTGCTGCAGCACAACCCCGCGGGATCGCCGCTGGGCGCTGCCGGCCAGCTTTCTGCCGCCCGCTATAATCTCGTAACGTCCTGTGGCCGTAAAGCATACGTCGTCATGGCCACCCGAACCGCAACTTCCTTCCATGGCCAACTCGGCTGGAATATCGAAGTGTTTCAGCGTTTCGATCAAAGCTTCGCTCACCGCGCGAAGCATCATGCCGGACCGGCCACCCAGCGCGGGATGGGATTCCAGCGCGACCAGGCTGTAGGTCAGTTCCTGGTCGTGCAGCACCGCGCGGCCACCGGTGATCCGACGGACCAGTTCGATGCCGTGCCGGTCGCATTGACGGGGATCGATCTCTCTTTCCGCCTCCTGCCCGTAACCGATAGAAACGGCGGGCGGACGCCACGAATAGATGCGCAGCGTCATCATCTCCGCGTCGGGCCGGCACCCGACCAGCAGTACTTCGTCCACGGCCATGTTGTACGCGGCGGAACATCCGGGCGTGGAAAGTATGCGCATCATGACCGGTCGACATCGCGGTCGGACTGCAGCTGCTCCACGGCCTGTCGCGCGGCATCCTGTTCCGCGTTCTTCTTGCTGGTACCCGTGCCTTTGCTGACGGGGTTTCCTGCGACGAAGACTTCGATGGTGAAGATCTTCTCGTGGTCGGGCCCCACGGCGGAATCGACGCGGTATTCCGGCTGCCCGATGCCTTCGCCCTGCGTAAATTCCAGCAGCGCGCTCTTGTAATTCCGCGTGTGATCGATGTGGGAGGGACGTTCTTCGCTCAGCTCCTGCAGGAGGGTTCGGTTCAGGAAGCGTCTGACTGGCTGAAGCCCGCCGTCCAGGTAAATGGCGCCGATGATGGATTCATAGGCATCGGACAGGATCGAGTGGCGGAACCGGCCGCCGGATCGGGCTTCACTGGTACTCAGCAGCACATAGCGTCCGAGCTTCATGGCCCGGGCCTGGCGGGCGAGCGCCTTCCGGTTGACCAGCGTGGACCGGAGCTGGGTCAGCTGGCCTTCGCGGCGCCCGGGGTACTTGTGGTATATGAACTCGCCGACCACGAGATCCAGCACCGCGTCGCCCAGGAACTCCAGCCGCTCGTTGGAGTGCACGCCCGACTGCTCCCGGGAATACACGTAGGAACGATGCTTGAGCGCTGTGATCAGGTAATCGGGATTCTTGAAGCGGTAGTCGATGTATTTCTGAACTTGGCGTACGTTTTCACGTTCAAGGGCCGTTCGGTTCGCGGCTTGACTGGATGCGCCGTCTTTCAGGCCCGAGACCAGGGCACTGGCCGCGCGCCGCAGCTTCTGCAGAATGGAATGCCGATTTGGCACGGTAGTCCCCGAAGCACGTCCGAGGCTTTTCGGAAAGAAGCTACGCCGTGTGTTTCTTTACCACGAGCGTCACGTTATGCCCTCCGAAACCGAACGAATTGGTTAAGGCCGCCTTCACTTCCCGTTCCCGGCCCGCGTTGGGGACGTAGTCCAGGTCGCAATCGGGATCGGGCTCCTCGTAATTGATGGTGGGATGGACGTAATCGCGGGCGACGGACAGCGTGGTCGCGATGAACTCGACCCCTCCGGACGCCCCCAGGAGGTGGCCGACGAGTGATTTGGTGGAACTGATCGCCAGGCTGCGCGCATGATCCCCGAAGACTTTTTTAATGGCCAGGGTTTCGATGCGGTCATTGAATGGGGTGGATGTGCCATGGGCGTTGATGTAGTCGATTTCGTCCACGGCCAGTCCGGCGTTCTGAAGCGCCAGGTGCATGGATCGCGCCGCGCCTTCACCCGATTCATGGGGTTGGGTGATATGAAAGGCATCCGCCGTTGCGGCGTAACCGGCCAGTTCGGCGTAGATCGTCGCACCGCGCCGCTTCGCGTGATCCAGGGTCTCGAGGACGACCATGCCGCTGCCTTCGCCGAGTACGAATCCGTCCCGCTGGGCATCGAAAGGCCTGCTGGCCCGCTCCGGCTCGTCATTGCGCAGGGAAAGGGCCCGCATGTTGCTGAACCCGGCCACGGCCATGGGGGAGATGCTGGCCTCCGTGCCGCCGGTGACCATGACGTCCGCGTCACCGTGCTGCAGGATCCGGAACGCGTCGCCGATGCCGTGCGCGCCGCTGGAACAGGCCGAAACCGTGGTGTAGTTTGGTCCTTTCAAGCCATGAATCATCGAGATATGGCCGGGTGCCATGTCCGCGATCATCATGGGGATGAAAAAGGGACTCACGCGTCCGGGACCCTTGTGTACCAGGTTGGTGTGCTGGTTTTCGAAAGTCCATATTCCGCCGACGCCCGTACCCATCACCACCCCGATGCGGTCCCGGTCCTCGGCGTCCAGATCCAACCCGGAATCGACGATCGCCATCTGCGCCGCAATCACGGCGTATTGGACGTTCTCGTCCATGCGCCGCACTTCTTTCCGGTCAATGTAATCCGCCGCGGTGAAGTCCTTCAATTCGGCGGCGATTTTCGCCGGAAAAGCGCTCACATCAAATTTCGTAATGGGGCCTATGCCGCTTTGACCCGCGCAAAGGGCCTTCCAGTAGGTATCGAGCGTGAGACCCACGGGGCTCAGTACGCCCATACCAGTGACGACAACGCGTTCAGCCACCCCGACGCCTCCCGAAATCAGCCAGTCGATTCACCGGGTCCGCATGGATATCCCGGTCCGTATGGATATCCCGGTCCGTATGGATATCCCGACCGGGCCTCGAATTGATCCAGCCGTATCTAAGAACCAGCCGTGTCTAAGAATCAGCCGTCTGAATCAGCCATCTATATTGGACTGGAGATATTTGATCGCGTCGCCGACCGTGACGATCTTCTCGGCATCCTCATCGGGGATCTCGAGGTCGAACTCTTCTTCAAGGGCCATGACGAGTTCGACCGTATCGAGCGAGTCGGCGCCCAGGTCGTCGGTGAACGAGGCATTGTCGGTGACCTGGTCACCGTCCACACCCAGTTGTTCGGCGATAATCTCCTTTACGCGGTCTTCCATCTTCTTTCCTCCTGTACAGATGATTGCCTCGAGTACCTTCGATTTACAATTGGGTTCTCATTGCCTGCCGAAACCGGTTACGGCGCGGTTCCTTCACATGCCCATGCCGCCATCCACGCGCATCACCTGGCCGGTTACGAAAGCGGCGTCATCGGACGCCAGAAAGGCCGCGATGCCGGCGACGTCATCGGGTTGTCCCGCCCGAGACAGGGGGGTGGCTTCCAGGAACGCGGAGCGCACCGCTTCGGGAAGCGCCTCCGTCATGGCCGTTTCGATATACCCCGGGGCGATCGCGTTGACCGTGATGCCCCTGCTGCCCACCTCTTTCGCCACCGACTTGGTGAAACCGATGATCCCGGCCTTGGAAGCAGCGTAGTTGGCCTGGCCCGGGTTGCCAGTCAGGCCCACGATCGAGGTCATGTTGATGATCCTGCCGCTTCGCTGCCGCATCATCTGGCGGATAACGGCCTGCGTACAGGCAAACACGCCACCCAGGTTCACGTGGATGACCTCGTCCCAGTCATCCTGTTTCATGCGCATCAGGAGCGTATCCCTGACCGTCGCGGCGTTGTTGATCAGGACGTCGATAGACCCAAGGTCCTCGACCACGCTGTCGACCAGGTTCTTCACGCTGTCCCGGTCATCGATGCTCAGGGAAACGCCCCGGGCGTTTCCGCCCTTGCGGTTCAGCGCATCGGCGGCTTCCTGCGCCTTCGTCCCGTCGCGGCTGGTCAGGACGACCTGGGCGCCTTCCGCCGCAAATCGTTCGGCAACGGCGGAACCGATGCCCTGCGCTCCACCTGTTACTATAGTGACCTTGTCTTTTAAGCCCCGCAAACCTGAAGTACTCCGCTCGTACGTGTCGTTATTCTTGAACGTAACCGGTTTACCGCGGTTCCATCCGATCTGCCACGGGCCGGCCGATCGTTACGGTTCACCGTTCTGCCACGGGCTGGCTGATCGATGCTGCCTCGGGCCGTCCAAGCGTATCCGCCACGGCAGTGACGTCGTCGAGTTTGTCTGCGTTCAGGACGCCGATACCGCGGTGCATCCTCTTCATCAGCCCCGTGAGCACATTGCCCGGGCCTGCTTCCACCACGGTGTCCACCCCATGGTCGGCCAGTGTCTGCATCGATTCCGCCCAGCGCACGGGGCGGGTCAACTGTTCGATCAACAAGCGCCGGATTTCATCTGGCTCCGCCACGACCTGGCCGGTCACGTTGGCCACCACCGGCGTCTCCGCGCGGGCGATAGGAGCCTTTTCGATCGCCTCGGCGAGGCCGTGGCGCGCGAATTCCATGAGTTCGGAATGGAAGGCGCCGCTGACCTTGAGCGGAACGACCCGCTTTGCGCCCGCTGCCCGTGCGCCGTCCATTGCACGTTGCACGGC
Proteins encoded in this region:
- a CDS encoding biotin/lipoate A/B protein ligase family protein, whose product is MMRILSTPGCSAAYNMAVDEVLLVGCRPDAEMMTLRIYSWRPPAVSIGYGQEAEREIDPRQCDRHGIELVRRITGGRAVLHDQELTYSLVALESHPALGGRSGMMLRAVSEALIETLKHFDIPAELAMEGSCGSGGHDDVCFTATGRYEIIAGGRKLAGSAQRRSRGVVLQHGSLLLGQGHRRLPLLMPAHEPERRETIARLLNHRTISVAELIPDPPSFEEWTDRLSRSMLERLNVEGRTDVLDVEERQAADSLVRTRYGNADWTYRRTTSHVR
- the rnc gene encoding ribonuclease III, with the translated sequence MPNRHSILQKLRRAASALVSGLKDGASSQAANRTALERENVRQVQKYIDYRFKNPDYLITALKHRSYVYSREQSGVHSNERLEFLGDAVLDLVVGEFIYHKYPGRREGQLTQLRSTLVNRKALARQARAMKLGRYVLLSTSEARSGGRFRHSILSDAYESIIGAIYLDGGLQPVRRFLNRTLLQELSEERPSHIDHTRNYKSALLEFTQGEGIGQPEYRVDSAVGPDHEKIFTIEVFVAGNPVSKGTGTSKKNAEQDAARQAVEQLQSDRDVDRS
- the fabF gene encoding beta-ketoacyl-ACP synthase II, with product MAERVVVTGMGVLSPVGLTLDTYWKALCAGQSGIGPITKFDVSAFPAKIAAELKDFTAADYIDRKEVRRMDENVQYAVIAAQMAIVDSGLDLDAEDRDRIGVVMGTGVGGIWTFENQHTNLVHKGPGRVSPFFIPMMIADMAPGHISMIHGLKGPNYTTVSACSSGAHGIGDAFRILQHGDADVMVTGGTEASISPMAVAGFSNMRALSLRNDEPERASRPFDAQRDGFVLGEGSGMVVLETLDHAKRRGATIYAELAGYAATADAFHITQPHESGEGAARSMHLALQNAGLAVDEIDYINAHGTSTPFNDRIETLAIKKVFGDHARSLAISSTKSLVGHLLGASGGVEFIATTLSVARDYVHPTINYEEPDPDCDLDYVPNAGREREVKAALTNSFGFGGHNVTLVVKKHTA
- the acpP gene encoding acyl carrier protein gives rise to the protein MEDRVKEIIAEQLGVDGDQVTDNASFTDDLGADSLDTVELVMALEEEFDLEIPDEDAEKIVTVGDAIKYLQSNIDG
- the fabG gene encoding 3-oxoacyl-[acyl-carrier-protein] reductase; the protein is MRGLKDKVTIVTGGAQGIGSAVAERFAAEGAQVVLTSRDGTKAQEAADALNRKGGNARGVSLSIDDRDSVKNLVDSVVEDLGSIDVLINNAATVRDTLLMRMKQDDWDEVIHVNLGGVFACTQAVIRQMMRQRSGRIINMTSIVGLTGNPGQANYAASKAGIIGFTKSVAKEVGSRGITVNAIAPGYIETAMTEALPEAVRSAFLEATPLSRAGQPDDVAGIAAFLASDDAAFVTGQVMRVDGGMGM